From a region of the Cucumis sativus cultivar 9930 chromosome 6, Cucumber_9930_V3, whole genome shotgun sequence genome:
- the LOC101219744 gene encoding WAT1-related protein At5g64700 encodes MGSKKPYFLAITTQVFLAGMSLLSKAAFASGMNTFVFVFYRQAAGALFFLPLMFFLKRKESRSLSLKDFLKIFMISLIGMTIGFNAYGVAVDYTSANLGAAAFNCLPVTTFLFAVLLRMEKVNLRKVAGIAKALGILICIGGVITLAFYKGPYLKPLINHHLLKFHKSSHNIPHSSSSKTWIIGCFLLFISSISWGLWFVLQAYFLKTYPSPLEFISYQTLLSAAQSFVIAIAMERDPSEWKLGWNIRLLAVVYCGVLVTVVSNFLQCWVIKEKGPVFQAMTTPLNVIATIIGSELLLGEGINLGSLIGAILLVISLYSVLWGKNKELDVADPDSNNQTNVFVSPQLPKDLSEMRPIAEP; translated from the exons atGGGTTCAAAAAAACCCTATTTTCTAGCAATAACAACACAAGTATTTCTTGCTGGAATGAGTCTTCTTTCTAAAGCAGCTTTTGCTTCGGGAATGAATACCTTTGTGTTTGTGTTCTATAGACAAGCTGCTGGagctcttttttttcttcctcttatgttttttttaaaaag AAAAGAAAGCCGATCGCTTTCACTTAAAGACTTCCTGAAGATTTTCATGATTTCGTTAATAGG gatgACTATTGGATTTAATGCATATGGTGTTGCTGTTGATTATACCTCTGCAAATTTGGGTGCTGCTGCATTTAATTGCCTCCCTGTCACAACATTTCTCTTCGCTGTTTTATTGAG GATGGAGAAagtaaatttaagaaaagtggCAGGAATTGCAAAAGCTTTGGGAATATTAATATGCATTGGAGGAGTGATAACACTTGCATTCTACAAAGGTCCATATTTGAAGCCACTCATCAACCAtcatcttttgaaatttcacaAATCATCACATAATATTCCCCATTCGTCCTCTTCTAAAACTTGGATTATTGGCTGTTTCCTTCTCTTCATCTCCAGCATCTCTTGGGGTTTGTGGTTTGTTCTTCAG GCTTATTTTCTCAAGACATATCCATCACCATTGGAGTTTATAAGTTACCAAACATTATTAAGCGCAGCCCAATCTTTTGTGATTGCAATTGCAATGGAAAGAGACCCTTCTGAGTGGAAATTGGGTTGGAACATTAGGCTTCTTGCTGTCGTTTATTGT GGAGTTCTTGTAACAgttgtttcaaatttcttgCAATGTTGGGTAATAAAAGAGAAGGGGCCAGTTTTTCAAGCCATGACAACACCATTGAATGTCATTGCCACTATTATTGGCTCTGAATTGCTTTTGGGTGAAGGAATCAACTTGGGaag TCTTATTGGTGCAATTTTGTTGGTGATAAGTCTTTACAGTGTATTATGGGGGAAAAACAAAGAACTCGACGTGGCTGATCCAGATAGtaacaatcaaacaaatgtATTTGTTTCACCTCAATTACCAAAAGATTTGTCAGAGATGAGACCAATAGCTGAACCAtag
- the LOC101205842 gene encoding WAT1-related protein At5g64700 has product MGSNKPYIVVFFIQITFAGMSLMSKAAFAAGMNTYIFLFYRQAAGSIILVPLTLILKGKEKRPLSLKHLCQIFVISLIGITLALDAYGVAINYTSATIGAAAFNCVPVTTFFFAVLLRMEKVNLKKAAGIAKVVGIMICITGASILALYKGPYLKPLFTHQLFHHIHSQPHHSLNSHTKWMIGCFFLLVTSISWGIWFVLQARFLKGYPHPMEFMCMQTLMSMVQSFIVAIVMERDPFEWKLGFNIRLFAVLYCGILVIGVANNAQCWVIREKGPVFQAMTTPLNLIATIIGSQFLFPDGTYLGSIIGAFLLVTSLYCVLWGKNKELVTPSNDGQLSPPQKETKESTCPTEVNSSLV; this is encoded by the exons ATGGGTTCTAACAAGCCTTACattgttgtatttttcattcaaatcacCTTCGCCGGAATGAGCTTAATGTCAAAGGCCGCCTTTGCTGCTGGTATGAACACTTATATCTTTCTCTTCTACCGTCAAGCTGCTGGCAGTATTATCTTAGTTCCACTAACTTTGATCTTAAAAGG gaaggagaagaggccATTGTCTTTGAAGCATCTCTGCCaaatttttgtcatttcaTTGATAGG GATTACTCTCGCCCTGGATGCCTATGGAGTGGCTATTAATTACACATCAGCAACAATTGGAGCTGCCGCATTCAATTGTGTTCCTGTCACTACATTCTTTTTTGCTGTTTTGTTAAG GATGGAGAAGGTGAATCTAAAGAAAGCAGCAGGAATAGCAAAGGTAGTGGGGATAATGATATGCATAACGGGTGCATCCATTCTTGCTTTGTACAAAGGACCCTATTTGAAGCCACTTTTCACTCACCAACTTTTCCACCATATCCATTCTCAACCCCACCATTCTCTTAATTCCCATACCAAATGGATGATCGGTTGTTTTTTCCTCCTCGTCACTAGCATTTCTTGGGGCATTTGGTTTGTTCTCCAG GCTCGATTCTTGAAGGGGTATCCTCACCCAATGGAGTTCATGTGCATGCAAACATTGATGAGTATGGTTCAAAGCTTTATCGTAGCCATTGTAATGGAAAGAGATCCTTTTGAGTGGAAATTGGGTTTCAACATTAGACTCTTTGCTGTACTCTATTGT GGTATATTGGTAATTGGAGTTGCAAATAATGCCCAATGTTGGGTAATAAGAGAGAAAGGTCCAGTTTTCCAAGCCATGACTACAcctttgaatttaattgcaaCAATAATCGGTTCCCAATTTCTCTTTCCCGATGGAACTTACTTGGGAAG TATCATAGGTGCATTCTTGTTAGTAACGAGTCTTTACTGTGTTTTATggggaaaaaacaaagaacttGTTACACCTTCAAATGACGGTCAACTATCTCCTCCACAAAAAGAGACAAAAGAATCGACATGTCCAACAGAAGTCAACTCCTCATTAGTTTAA
- the LOC101205607 gene encoding WAT1-related protein At5g64700 isoform X1, with amino-acid sequence MGSKKFYIVAIFTQIIYAGMSLSSKVAFATGMNTYVFLFYRQAAGSLILIPLTLLLKGKEKRPLSLKQLCHAFFISLIGITLTMNAYDVGIDYTSPTFGAAAINCIPISTFIFAVTFRMEKVNLKKASGIAKVGGMMICVGGAAILAFYKGPYLKPIISHPIFHFEESETDITTTSQKSWMLGCFILLVATMGWGIWYVFQAMFLKDYPHPVELMCTQTVMSVVQCFVVAIIVERDHSEWKLDWNVRLYAILYCGILVIGIANNAQCWVIKETGPVFPSMMMPINLVATIIGSQLFLAEGIYLGSVIGAILLVISLYSVLWGKSKELVDTPTNQDQPFSPDFLPQKESEEQDSRSQVDTL; translated from the exons ATGGGTTCCAAGAAGTTCTATATTGTTGCAATTTTCACTCAAATTATTTACGCTGGAATGAGCTTATCATCAAAGGTTGCCTTCGCTACCGGTATGAACAcgtatgtttttcttttttatcgtCAAGCTGCTGGTAGTCTCATCTTAATTCCACtaactttacttttaaaagg gaaggagaagaggccATTGTCGTTGAAACAACTCTGCCAtgcttttttcatttcattgatagg GATAACTCTTACCATGAATGCTTACGACGTGGGTATTGATTACACATCACCAACTTTTGGGGCTGCAGCTATTAACTGCATTCCTATCTCAACATTCATCTTCGCAGTCACATTTAG AATGGAGAAAGTGAACTTAAAGAAAGCATCAGGGATAGCAAAGGTGGGAGGAATGATGATATGTGTGGGAGGGGCAGCAATACTTGCCTTCTACAAAGGACCATATCTAAAGCCAATAATATCACATCCTATTTTTCACTTCGAGGAATCTGAAACCGACATTACGACAACATCTCAAAAGTCATGGATGTTGGGGTGCTTCATCCTGCTAGTAGCTACAATGGGTTGGGGGATTTGGTATGTGTTTCAGGCTATGTTCTTGAAGGATTATCCTCACCCAGTTGAACTCATGTGCACCCAAACGGTGATGAGTGTGGTTCAATGCTTTGTTGTAGCTATTATTGTGGAAAGAGATCATTCAGAGTGGAAATTGGATTGGAATGTTAGACTCTATGCTATTCTATATTGT GGCATTTTGGTGATTGGAATTGCAAACAATGCACAATGTTGGGTAATAAAAGAAACGGGTCCAGTTTTTCCATCCATGATGATGCCCATTAATTTAGTCGCAACCATCATCGGTTCTCAGTTATTTTTGGCCGAAGGAATTTATTTGGGAAG TGTAATCGGTGCCATTTTACTAGTAATAAGTCTTTATAGTGTTTTATGGGGAAAGAGCAAAGAGCTTGTGGATACTCCAACTAACCAAGACCAACCATTCTCTCCAGATTTTCTACCACAAAAAGAGTCTGAAGAACAGGACAGTCGTTCTCAAGTTGATACTCTATGA
- the LOC101205607 gene encoding WAT1-related protein At5g64700 isoform X2, translated as MGSKKFYIVAIFTQIIYAGMSLSSKVAFATGMNTKEKRPLSLKQLCHAFFISLIGITLTMNAYDVGIDYTSPTFGAAAINCIPISTFIFAVTFRMEKVNLKKASGIAKVGGMMICVGGAAILAFYKGPYLKPIISHPIFHFEESETDITTTSQKSWMLGCFILLVATMGWGIWYVFQAMFLKDYPHPVELMCTQTVMSVVQCFVVAIIVERDHSEWKLDWNVRLYAILYCGILVIGIANNAQCWVIKETGPVFPSMMMPINLVATIIGSQLFLAEGIYLGSVIGAILLVISLYSVLWGKSKELVDTPTNQDQPFSPDFLPQKESEEQDSRSQVDTL; from the exons ATGGGTTCCAAGAAGTTCTATATTGTTGCAATTTTCACTCAAATTATTTACGCTGGAATGAGCTTATCATCAAAGGTTGCCTTCGCTACCGGTATGAACAc gaaggagaagaggccATTGTCGTTGAAACAACTCTGCCAtgcttttttcatttcattgatagg GATAACTCTTACCATGAATGCTTACGACGTGGGTATTGATTACACATCACCAACTTTTGGGGCTGCAGCTATTAACTGCATTCCTATCTCAACATTCATCTTCGCAGTCACATTTAG AATGGAGAAAGTGAACTTAAAGAAAGCATCAGGGATAGCAAAGGTGGGAGGAATGATGATATGTGTGGGAGGGGCAGCAATACTTGCCTTCTACAAAGGACCATATCTAAAGCCAATAATATCACATCCTATTTTTCACTTCGAGGAATCTGAAACCGACATTACGACAACATCTCAAAAGTCATGGATGTTGGGGTGCTTCATCCTGCTAGTAGCTACAATGGGTTGGGGGATTTGGTATGTGTTTCAGGCTATGTTCTTGAAGGATTATCCTCACCCAGTTGAACTCATGTGCACCCAAACGGTGATGAGTGTGGTTCAATGCTTTGTTGTAGCTATTATTGTGGAAAGAGATCATTCAGAGTGGAAATTGGATTGGAATGTTAGACTCTATGCTATTCTATATTGT GGCATTTTGGTGATTGGAATTGCAAACAATGCACAATGTTGGGTAATAAAAGAAACGGGTCCAGTTTTTCCATCCATGATGATGCCCATTAATTTAGTCGCAACCATCATCGGTTCTCAGTTATTTTTGGCCGAAGGAATTTATTTGGGAAG TGTAATCGGTGCCATTTTACTAGTAATAAGTCTTTATAGTGTTTTATGGGGAAAGAGCAAAGAGCTTGTGGATACTCCAACTAACCAAGACCAACCATTCTCTCCAGATTTTCTACCACAAAAAGAGTCTGAAGAACAGGACAGTCGTTCTCAAGTTGATACTCTATGA
- the LOC101205607 gene encoding WAT1-related protein At5g64700 isoform X5 — protein sequence MGSKKFYIVAIFTQIIYAGMSLSSKVAFATGMNTKEKRPLSLKQLCHAFFISLIGMEKVNLKKASGIAKVGGMMICVGGAAILAFYKGPYLKPIISHPIFHFEESETDITTTSQKSWMLGCFILLVATMGWGIWYVFQAMFLKDYPHPVELMCTQTVMSVVQCFVVAIIVERDHSEWKLDWNVRLYAILYCGILVIGIANNAQCWVIKETGPVFPSMMMPINLVATIIGSQLFLAEGIYLGSVIGAILLVISLYSVLWGKSKELVDTPTNQDQPFSPDFLPQKESEEQDSRSQVDTL from the exons ATGGGTTCCAAGAAGTTCTATATTGTTGCAATTTTCACTCAAATTATTTACGCTGGAATGAGCTTATCATCAAAGGTTGCCTTCGCTACCGGTATGAACAc gaaggagaagaggccATTGTCGTTGAAACAACTCTGCCAtgcttttttcatttcattgatagg AATGGAGAAAGTGAACTTAAAGAAAGCATCAGGGATAGCAAAGGTGGGAGGAATGATGATATGTGTGGGAGGGGCAGCAATACTTGCCTTCTACAAAGGACCATATCTAAAGCCAATAATATCACATCCTATTTTTCACTTCGAGGAATCTGAAACCGACATTACGACAACATCTCAAAAGTCATGGATGTTGGGGTGCTTCATCCTGCTAGTAGCTACAATGGGTTGGGGGATTTGGTATGTGTTTCAGGCTATGTTCTTGAAGGATTATCCTCACCCAGTTGAACTCATGTGCACCCAAACGGTGATGAGTGTGGTTCAATGCTTTGTTGTAGCTATTATTGTGGAAAGAGATCATTCAGAGTGGAAATTGGATTGGAATGTTAGACTCTATGCTATTCTATATTGT GGCATTTTGGTGATTGGAATTGCAAACAATGCACAATGTTGGGTAATAAAAGAAACGGGTCCAGTTTTTCCATCCATGATGATGCCCATTAATTTAGTCGCAACCATCATCGGTTCTCAGTTATTTTTGGCCGAAGGAATTTATTTGGGAAG TGTAATCGGTGCCATTTTACTAGTAATAAGTCTTTATAGTGTTTTATGGGGAAAGAGCAAAGAGCTTGTGGATACTCCAACTAACCAAGACCAACCATTCTCTCCAGATTTTCTACCACAAAAAGAGTCTGAAGAACAGGACAGTCGTTCTCAAGTTGATACTCTATGA
- the LOC101205607 gene encoding WAT1-related protein At5g64700 isoform X3, translating into MGSKKFYIVAIFTQIIYAGMSLSSKVAFATGMNTYVFLFYRQAAGSLILIPLTLLLKGKEKRPLSLKQLCHAFFISLIGMEKVNLKKASGIAKVGGMMICVGGAAILAFYKGPYLKPIISHPIFHFEESETDITTTSQKSWMLGCFILLVATMGWGIWYVFQAMFLKDYPHPVELMCTQTVMSVVQCFVVAIIVERDHSEWKLDWNVRLYAILYCGILVIGIANNAQCWVIKETGPVFPSMMMPINLVATIIGSQLFLAEGIYLGSVIGAILLVISLYSVLWGKSKELVDTPTNQDQPFSPDFLPQKESEEQDSRSQVDTL; encoded by the exons ATGGGTTCCAAGAAGTTCTATATTGTTGCAATTTTCACTCAAATTATTTACGCTGGAATGAGCTTATCATCAAAGGTTGCCTTCGCTACCGGTATGAACAcgtatgtttttcttttttatcgtCAAGCTGCTGGTAGTCTCATCTTAATTCCACtaactttacttttaaaagg gaaggagaagaggccATTGTCGTTGAAACAACTCTGCCAtgcttttttcatttcattgatagg AATGGAGAAAGTGAACTTAAAGAAAGCATCAGGGATAGCAAAGGTGGGAGGAATGATGATATGTGTGGGAGGGGCAGCAATACTTGCCTTCTACAAAGGACCATATCTAAAGCCAATAATATCACATCCTATTTTTCACTTCGAGGAATCTGAAACCGACATTACGACAACATCTCAAAAGTCATGGATGTTGGGGTGCTTCATCCTGCTAGTAGCTACAATGGGTTGGGGGATTTGGTATGTGTTTCAGGCTATGTTCTTGAAGGATTATCCTCACCCAGTTGAACTCATGTGCACCCAAACGGTGATGAGTGTGGTTCAATGCTTTGTTGTAGCTATTATTGTGGAAAGAGATCATTCAGAGTGGAAATTGGATTGGAATGTTAGACTCTATGCTATTCTATATTGT GGCATTTTGGTGATTGGAATTGCAAACAATGCACAATGTTGGGTAATAAAAGAAACGGGTCCAGTTTTTCCATCCATGATGATGCCCATTAATTTAGTCGCAACCATCATCGGTTCTCAGTTATTTTTGGCCGAAGGAATTTATTTGGGAAG TGTAATCGGTGCCATTTTACTAGTAATAAGTCTTTATAGTGTTTTATGGGGAAAGAGCAAAGAGCTTGTGGATACTCCAACTAACCAAGACCAACCATTCTCTCCAGATTTTCTACCACAAAAAGAGTCTGAAGAACAGGACAGTCGTTCTCAAGTTGATACTCTATGA
- the LOC101205607 gene encoding WAT1-related protein At5g64700 isoform X4 — MGSKKFYIVAIFTQIIYAGMSLSSKVAFATGMNTYVFLFYRQAAGSLILIPLTLLLKGKEKRPLSLKQLCHAFFISLIGITLTMNAYDVGIDYTSPTFGAAAINCIPISTFIFAVTFRMEKVNLKKASGIAKVGGMMICVGGAAILAFYKGPYLKPIISHPIFHFEESETDITTTSQKSWMLGCFILLVATMGWGIWYVFQAMFLKDYPHPVELMCTQTVMSVVQCFVVAIIVERDHSEWKLDWNVRLYAILYCGILVIGIANNAQCWVIKETGPVFPSMMMPINLVATIIGSQLFLAEGIYLGRFSTTKRV, encoded by the exons ATGGGTTCCAAGAAGTTCTATATTGTTGCAATTTTCACTCAAATTATTTACGCTGGAATGAGCTTATCATCAAAGGTTGCCTTCGCTACCGGTATGAACAcgtatgtttttcttttttatcgtCAAGCTGCTGGTAGTCTCATCTTAATTCCACtaactttacttttaaaagg gaaggagaagaggccATTGTCGTTGAAACAACTCTGCCAtgcttttttcatttcattgatagg GATAACTCTTACCATGAATGCTTACGACGTGGGTATTGATTACACATCACCAACTTTTGGGGCTGCAGCTATTAACTGCATTCCTATCTCAACATTCATCTTCGCAGTCACATTTAG AATGGAGAAAGTGAACTTAAAGAAAGCATCAGGGATAGCAAAGGTGGGAGGAATGATGATATGTGTGGGAGGGGCAGCAATACTTGCCTTCTACAAAGGACCATATCTAAAGCCAATAATATCACATCCTATTTTTCACTTCGAGGAATCTGAAACCGACATTACGACAACATCTCAAAAGTCATGGATGTTGGGGTGCTTCATCCTGCTAGTAGCTACAATGGGTTGGGGGATTTGGTATGTGTTTCAGGCTATGTTCTTGAAGGATTATCCTCACCCAGTTGAACTCATGTGCACCCAAACGGTGATGAGTGTGGTTCAATGCTTTGTTGTAGCTATTATTGTGGAAAGAGATCATTCAGAGTGGAAATTGGATTGGAATGTTAGACTCTATGCTATTCTATATTGT GGCATTTTGGTGATTGGAATTGCAAACAATGCACAATGTTGGGTAATAAAAGAAACGGGTCCAGTTTTTCCATCCATGATGATGCCCATTAATTTAGTCGCAACCATCATCGGTTCTCAGTTATTTTTGGCCGAAGGAATTTATTTGGGAAG ATTTTCTACCACAAAAAGAGTCTGA